TTGAATCTAAAAATAATAATATTGATTATTGGGTCAGTGAAAAAGATTCTGGGATTTATAATGCTATGAATAAAGGTATTGAAGTTGCAAATGGTGAATATTTATTGTTTTTAAATAGTGGAGATGAGTTGTATTCTAATAATGTCTTACAAGAAAATTATAATGATATCCATACTGAAGATTTAATTTACTTTAATATATGTCAAGTTTTTGAAACATCAACAAATATATATAGTTACCCGGATTATTTAAGTTATAAAACATTTTTAGCTGGCACTATAGGCCATCCTACTACATTAATTAAAAGATCTCTTTTTCATAAATTTGGTGTATATGATGAAAGTTTAAAAATTGTTTCTGATTGGAAATTTTTTTTTATTCTAGTAGTTAAATTTAATGTTTCTAGAAGGAAAATAAATAAAACATTATCAAATTTTTATACAAATGGTATCAGTTCTATGGATGTTTCTTTAGTTAATTTTGAAAGAAATAAGGTTATAGAATCAGAATTTAAAGATTATTTAAGATTAGATTCTTTAGAAAAATTATTATTTAACCTTAAAAGATCAAGAATTATAAAACTTCTAAATAGATTTGG
The window above is part of the Polaribacter sp. SA4-12 genome. Proteins encoded here:
- a CDS encoding glycosyltransferase family 2 protein — its product is MKKKISIITINYNNLEGLKRTITSVANQTYKDFEYVIIDGGSIDGSADYIESKNNNIDYWVSEKDSGIYNAMNKGIEVANGEYLLFLNSGDELYSNNVLQENYNDIHTEDLIYFNICQVFETSTNIYSYPDYLSYKTFLAGTIGHPTTLIKRSLFHKFGVYDESLKIVSDWKFFFILVVKFNVSRRKINKTLSNFYTNGISSMDVSLVNFERNKVIESEFKDYLRLDSLEKLLFNLKRSRIIKLLNRFGLLLNIKEI